A part of Parvimonas micra genomic DNA contains:
- a CDS encoding ATP-binding cassette domain-containing protein: MYLFKGKYKKHFILYFVVCIFLALLIVGDSFLLQFIVANSFNGSKNFSTIVFFVAIFIILQAFGYFLQGYMSEKIIKLISSDLSENIFINIFDTKGLTNTDDDISQEIVALTTQLETFEVSYLNTILWGEYLFCQFLLAVIASLIIKPVFVIIILILSVPSLSVAILSKKAISECRKDVILNQEKFISSTVDFIQGSRNIIYFNSKDEIYKKFIRNKENMLKSQLKGAKVNAKTDMFNKFSSAILYYGIWLVGSYFIIIGNMNLAQIIAFTQLVSSISFPLHMVLGLTSDYYNGKEVKKYLEKYINFNFERRKNSNEIEFKEIAIKNLNFSINDVKILNNVNLSLQFNRKYVLLGESGSGKSTFVNLLFNNKSDFTGEILIDDIDIRKIDRSQLFDNIGYFPQKNYIFNNSIRENLTVFNNKIKDEDLILAIRNVGLSEWFLNKSLDDVISENSFNLSGGERQRFLLARLLLRRYKFLILDEIFTGLDKENILYIEELLSKLDIGFLVITHNSKNLLNFVDDILEIRKNNILKMN; this comes from the coding sequence ATGTATTTATTTAAAGGTAAATATAAAAAACATTTTATTTTATATTTTGTTGTATGTATTTTTCTTGCATTATTAATAGTTGGAGACTCTTTTTTATTGCAATTTATTGTTGCAAATTCTTTCAATGGTTCTAAAAATTTTAGTACTATTGTATTTTTTGTTGCCATTTTTATTATTTTACAAGCTTTTGGTTATTTTTTACAAGGTTATATGAGTGAAAAAATAATTAAATTGATTAGTTCAGATTTGAGTGAAAATATATTTATAAATATATTTGATACTAAAGGGTTAACAAATACAGATGATGATATTTCACAAGAAATAGTTGCATTGACTACACAATTAGAAACTTTTGAGGTCAGTTATTTAAATACAATTTTATGGGGGGAATATTTGTTTTGCCAATTTTTATTAGCAGTTATTGCAAGTTTAATAATAAAACCGGTATTTGTTATAATTATCTTAATTTTGAGTGTCCCTTCTTTATCTGTAGCTATTCTTTCAAAGAAAGCAATTTCTGAATGTAGAAAAGATGTTATTTTAAATCAAGAAAAATTTATTTCTAGTACTGTTGATTTTATTCAAGGGAGTAGAAATATAATATATTTTAATTCTAAAGATGAGATATATAAAAAATTTATTAGAAATAAAGAAAATATGTTAAAATCACAATTAAAAGGTGCTAAAGTTAATGCAAAAACGGATATGTTTAATAAATTTTCCAGTGCAATATTGTATTATGGAATATGGTTAGTCGGTTCATATTTTATAATAATCGGAAATATGAATTTAGCACAGATTATAGCATTTACACAATTAGTTAGCAGTATATCATTTCCTTTGCATATGGTTTTGGGGCTAACGAGTGATTATTATAACGGAAAGGAAGTTAAAAAATATTTAGAAAAATATATAAATTTCAATTTTGAAAGAAGAAAAAATAGCAATGAGATTGAATTTAAAGAAATTGCTATAAAAAATTTAAACTTTTCTATAAATGATGTAAAAATTTTAAATAATGTCAATTTGTCCTTACAATTTAACAGAAAGTATGTATTATTGGGAGAATCTGGATCAGGAAAATCAACTTTCGTAAATTTATTATTTAATAATAAATCTGATTTTACAGGCGAAATTCTTATTGATGATATAGACATAAGAAAAATAGATAGAAGTCAATTATTCGATAACATTGGATATTTTCCACAAAAAAATTATATTTTTAATAATAGTATTAGAGAAAACTTAACTGTTTTTAATAATAAGATTAAAGATGAAGACTTAATTTTAGCTATAAGAAATGTAGGATTGTCAGAATGGTTTTTAAATAAAAGTTTAGATGATGTAATTAGTGAGAATTCATTCAATTTATCCGGTGGAGAAAGGCAGAGATTTTTACTTGCTAGACTATTGTTAAGAAGATATAAATTTTTGATATTGGATGAGATATTTACAGGATTAGACAAAGAGAATATATTATATATTGAAGAATTGCTGTCAAAATTAGATATAGGATTTTTAGTGATAACTCACAATAGCAAAAATTTGTTAAATTTTGTAGATGATATTTTAGAAATAAGAAAAAATAATATATTAAAAATGAATTAG
- the prfB gene encoding peptide chain release factor 2 (programmed frameshift), whose protein sequence is MENLSTVIERLKKLQQNLSEIGDSLDISKLEDEYKNLESQSFKEDFWNDSKSAKSILDNMKNLKFKIETFTSLSRKIEDSIEFLEILSDEEFMEYEKEALKNIYNIEKEYLSLKLNTLMVGEYDSNNAILEIHAGAGGTDAQDWTEMLQRLYTRWINSKGFSFSILDYNSDTEGGIKSVTLKVDGKNAYGFLKGEKGVHRLVRISPYDSSNKRHTSFASVDVFPEIEEITDIEINPKDLRIDTYRSGGAGGQHVNKTDSAVRITHIPTGVTVSCQSERSQMFNRDTAMRQLIAKLLIIKQEENREKIEDIQGKYSQIAWGSQIRSYVFQPYTLVKDHRTGYETGNVESVMNGNIDEFINQYLCELIKKSR, encoded by the exons ATGGAAAATTTAAGTACAGTAATCGAAAGATTAAAAAAACTGCAACAAAATTTATCAGAAATTGGTGATTCACTT GACATTTCCAAGTTAGAGGATGAGTATAAAAATCTTGAATCTCAGAGCTTTAAGGAAGATTTTTGGAATGATTCCAAAAGTGCAAAGTCAATTTTGGATAATATGAAAAATTTAAAATTTAAGATTGAAACATTTACTAGTCTAAGTCGAAAAATTGAAGATTCTATAGAATTTTTAGAAATTTTATCTGACGAAGAATTTATGGAATATGAAAAAGAAGCGTTAAAAAATATTTATAATATCGAAAAGGAATATTTATCTTTAAAGTTAAATACCTTAATGGTTGGAGAGTATGATTCAAACAATGCTATTTTAGAAATTCATGCCGGAGCTGGTGGTACAGATGCTCAGGATTGGACTGAAATGTTACAACGTCTTTATACAAGATGGATTAACAGTAAAGGTTTTTCATTTTCAATTTTGGATTATAATTCTGATACTGAAGGAGGAATTAAATCTGTTACTTTAAAAGTTGATGGCAAAAATGCTTATGGATTTTTAAAAGGGGAAAAAGGAGTTCATAGACTTGTTAGAATTTCTCCTTATGATTCTTCAAATAAGAGGCATACAAGTTTTGCAAGTGTAGATGTTTTTCCGGAGATTGAAGAAATTACCGATATTGAAATAAATCCTAAAGATTTACGGATTGATACTTATAGATCCGGAGGAGCAGGAGGACAACATGTAAACAAAACAGATTCTGCAGTTAGAATAACACATATTCCAACGGGAGTAACTGTTTCTTGTCAATCCGAAAGAAGTCAAATGTTTAATAGAGATACGGCGATGAGACAACTTATTGCGAAACTTTTGATTATAAAGCAGGAAGAAAATAGAGAAAAAATAGAAGATATTCAAGGAAAATATTCCCAAATTGCATGGGGGTCACAGATAAGATCTTATGTTTTTCAACCCTATACACTTGTCAAAGATCATCGTACAGGTTATGAAACAGGAAATGTCGAGTCTGTTATGAATGGGAATATTGATGAATTTATAAATCAATATTTATGTGAATTAATAAAAAAGAGCAGGTGA
- a CDS encoding regulatory protein RecX, protein MQVVNINYSKSKEVFEVIFEDETKLLLNYNIFEKYKVSVDMDFSEDEILEMKYFSDIERAKSRAINYISGKLKTKYEVRLKLKENGFAEDVIDEVLDILEKEEYLNDKVYCEIFIEDKKKLNGYGKNKIKSLLIQKGISKNIFEDFLNEFEYDEEFDNALKMGIKKLKLLSNEEDNFKKKQKIINYLTYRGFGFDVINDVLKEIL, encoded by the coding sequence ATGCAAGTTGTAAATATAAATTATAGTAAATCTAAAGAAGTTTTTGAAGTAATTTTTGAAGATGAAACAAAACTTCTTTTGAATTACAATATTTTTGAAAAGTATAAAGTTTCTGTTGATATGGATTTTTCAGAAGATGAAATTTTAGAAATGAAGTATTTTTCAGATATTGAAAGAGCAAAGTCAAGAGCAATTAATTATATTTCTGGAAAATTGAAAACAAAATATGAAGTGAGATTAAAACTTAAAGAGAATGGCTTTGCAGAAGATGTTATAGACGAAGTTTTGGATATTTTAGAAAAAGAGGAATATCTAAATGATAAAGTCTATTGTGAAATATTTATTGAAGATAAGAAAAAACTAAATGGATATGGAAAAAATAAAATCAAATCTTTATTAATTCAAAAAGGAATTTCTAAGAATATTTTTGAAGATTTTTTGAATGAGTTTGAATACGATGAAGAATTTGATAATGCTCTTAAAATGGGTATAAAAAAACTGAAACTGTTGTCAAATGAAGAAGATAATTTCAAGAAAAAACAAAAGATTATAAATTATTTGACTTATAGAGGTTTCGGTTTTGATGTGATAAATGATGTTTTAAAGGAAATATTATGA
- a CDS encoding GIY-YIG nuclease family protein — MITFVYMLECKDGTFYTGYTTDLKSRFEKHNSGCGAKYTRGRIPVKLVYFEIFETKSEALKREIKIKKMNRLRKEKLVLNFDKSKFSTYMEGDVL, encoded by the coding sequence ATGATAACTTTTGTTTATATGTTGGAGTGCAAGGACGGAACTTTTTATACCGGTTATACGACTGATTTAAAATCCAGATTTGAAAAACATAATTCCGGTTGCGGTGCAAAATATACAAGAGGCAGAATACCTGTAAAACTAGTTTATTTTGAAATTTTTGAAACAAAGTCAGAAGCACTTAAGAGAGAAATTAAGATAAAAAAGATGAATAGGTTAAGAAAAGAAAAATTAGTATTAAATTTTGATAAAAGCAAATTTTCTACTTATATGGAAGGTGATGTTTTATGA
- a CDS encoding YdbC family protein, whose amino-acid sequence MELKFEITEELGILSENEKGWRKELNLVSWNEREPKYDIRDWNPSHERMSKGITLTKEEAQALYEILKEEFGE is encoded by the coding sequence ATGGAATTAAAATTTGAGATTACAGAGGAATTAGGAATTTTATCTGAAAATGAAAAAGGTTGGAGGAAAGAGTTAAATTTAGTAAGCTGGAATGAAAGAGAACCAAAATATGATATAAGAGATTGGAATCCAAGCCATGAGAGGATGTCTAAAGGAATAACTCTTACAAAGGAAGAAGCTCAAGCGCTTTATGAAATTTTAAAGGAAGAATTTGGAGAATAG
- a CDS encoding J domain-containing protein produces MKKFFGKFIIGLSKFLDKALGLIVNGLSYVVNLLSSISVFLVLIGIGLLTLSSFLAPLLIGILIFHPGFWLVVFVFFIVPFLGKKFISFLRYINYSLCEYLNDYGNFLLGNNRGYSSFKEYKRKYERAQEEQRQREREERQRREQEEWERRFNAFNEYFSNQGGFYTGYQGYYQNAGGTSYDPYSDFKNKFENACRVLEFNTYDIDFYQVKLQYRKLAKKYHPDLNRDRDTTEKFQEINSAFEFLTEENIKRYNQMKR; encoded by the coding sequence GTGAAAAAATTTTTTGGGAAATTTATTATAGGTCTTTCTAAATTTTTAGATAAAGCTTTAGGGCTGATTGTAAACGGACTATCTTATGTTGTGAATTTACTTAGCAGTATTTCTGTATTTTTAGTGTTAATAGGAATAGGTCTTCTAACTTTAAGTTCGTTTTTAGCCCCTTTGTTAATTGGAATTTTGATTTTCCATCCGGGTTTTTGGCTAGTTGTATTTGTTTTTTTTATAGTTCCTTTTTTAGGAAAAAAATTTATTTCATTTCTGAGATATATTAATTACTCATTATGTGAATATTTGAATGATTATGGAAATTTTTTGTTGGGAAATAACAGAGGTTATTCATCATTTAAAGAATATAAAAGAAAATATGAAAGAGCTCAAGAAGAACAACGTCAAAGAGAAAGAGAAGAAAGACAAAGAAGAGAACAGGAAGAATGGGAAAGAAGATTTAATGCTTTTAATGAATATTTTTCCAATCAGGGAGGTTTCTATACAGGCTATCAGGGATATTATCAAAATGCCGGTGGAACAAGTTACGATCCATATAGCGACTTTAAAAATAAATTTGAAAATGCTTGTAGGGTTTTAGAGTTTAATACTTATGATATAGATTTTTATCAAGTTAAGTTACAATATAGAAAACTTGCAAAAAAATATCATCCTGATTTGAATAGAGATAGAGATACAACTGAAAAATTTCAAGAAATTAATTCAGCTTTTGAATTTTTAACGGAAGAAAATATAAAAAGATATAATCAGATGAAAAGATAG